GGAACGCCGGGGAACGACCTCCCTGGCTCGGGGAAAGACACCACGACGAGGAGCACCCCGATGAGCACTTGCACTCACCCCGGCGCGCAGGTCCACGGCCTGATCGGCTCCGGCCCGATCGCGCCGAGCGGAGCAGACCCGGCTGACCTCGAGCCGATCGAGTGGAGCCACCTCGCCGAGCCGCTACGCCCGGGCGAACGCATGTCGGCCGCGATCGGTGCCTGCAGCAGCTGCGGGGCGCTGGTGGTCTCGGTGTCGACCTGGCACCCCACCGACGGCCACGGCGAACACGCGGTGCAGTACCGGACCCCCTGGACCTCGATGTACGGCCGGAACCCATCCGACCCTGTCGCAGCTGACCCCGCAGGCCGCCCACCGCTGCCGGCCACGCTGGTCGGACTCGGCGGCGAGGATCTGACACCGAGGGGCTGACCCCCGTCCCCCTTGCGCGCCGAAAATCGGGGTAGCCACGCACAACGACACGACGCACAACGACACGGCGCGCAACCGAGACCCCCGCTGCAGCACCCCCGCAGCGGGGGTCTCATCACGTCTGACGCACGCGAGCTACTCGAGTTCCCAATAGCGATCCGGGCGGGGATCGGTCAGCGCGTTGATGGCCTCATACTTCGCCTTGATCGCGGCATGACGTGACTCAGCGAGGGCGCCCGCCTCGGGGCCGCCGATCAGCTCGGCGGTGTAGAGCTCCTCAGGCCACGTCGCGACACGAGTCTCGCCGAGCAACGCCGGGATCCGCACCGTGGCTGGGCGTACCCAGCGAGACGGTCCGACAGCGACGCGGTCGTCATCCGACAAGGCACTCCGCTCATCGCGAGGAAGTTCCAGGCCGAGATCCGGGCGATGGCGCGCCCCGTGGAACTCCCACGGGTTCGTAGAAGGAGCGGCTCCAGGAAGCTCGTGACGAGTGACGCCCTCCGGGCTGACCTCAGTCACTGCCGGACGCGTCCGCTGCCGATCCCGGCGCACACGCCGTTCCTGGCGATGCTGCCACCACTGAGAACGACGAAGCCGGCTGTCGAAGCCCACCTCGCGAGCGAACATGGGCAAACCCCAGGTAGGTGTCACCCACGGAGAGCGGTAAGGAACCAACAGCGCAAACCGGATCATCGCCCCGTCAGGGAAGAAGCGCGCTTGCGCCGCAGCAGCAGCCTCGGCGATCGAATTGGAGATCGACATCCCGCGGTGATCCCCGAACTGCGCAAGCAAGGCCACCGGCTCAGTTCCCGGCTCGGTGCCACCCGCCATGCCGGTCCCATCTGCAACCTCCGGGACATAGATCCGAGCGTGAAGCACCGATTCCCAGCCGAGCAGCCCGTAACTGAGCACGGCCTCATCGCGCAGCCTCCACCGGTGTGGGCTCCGCGCCGGCAGCCGGCTACGAGCTCCCAGGTAGCCGGGTTCCTGCTCGCCCGGCGTCGGCAGGCGTTCCGGGCTCCCTGGCGTCGTTCGCTGCGTGGTCATGATCGGTGCTCGCACGACAACCTCCTCATCGCCGGGCCGGGCAAAGATCCGCGCCGATCAGCCAAGGGATCTCAGCTGATCGACGTAGGTCTCAGTGTCCACCGACCCCTGACAACCATGCCGACAGACAGCCGCGTTGTGAGCCGGTTTCGGCAGTACTGAGCCGCTAGACTGGACCTAGATCGGGGGAGGTGGCACCGATGAACGGCCCGGAGGACGACCTGTCGGCCGAGCAGGTGCGTGAGCACCGCGAGGCCATGATCGCGCTGGGGCGTCGGCTGCCCCAGACCACGCTCGCCGACACCGCGACCCAGCTGCAGACCGCCGAGCTCCGCGCTCCCGCGGTGGGCGCGCCGATGGTCATCGACACCGACATCGGTGGCGACGCCGATGACGCCCTCGCCCTGGTCGCGGCCGCCCGCCACAGTCGCGAACTCGCGCTGGTGATCACCGCCGACGAGACCGGCCCCGACCACCGCGCCCCCCACCCTGCTGGGCGGGGATACGGGCAGCGGGCCCGGTTCGCCCGGTACCTGCTTGATGTCGTCGGCCGCGGCGACATCGCGGTCGCTGCCGGCGCGACGACCGGACACACCGACTACTTCTGCGTCGAGGACCTCATTCCGGCCACCGTCGCCCCGGCGCCGGGCGGCCGGGATGCTGTGCTGGCTGCGGTCGCCGAGCTCGCCGGCCGGTGCGATGGCCCGATCCGGTGGGTCGGGATGGCGCCGCTGTCGAACCTGGCCGAGGTGTGTGATCACCTCCCCGAGATCGCCGGCCGGTTGCAGGTGACCCAGATGGGCGGGGCGATCCACTACCGTCGCCCCGAACGGGCCGAGCACAACATTCGTCTCGACGTCGACGCCGCCCGCCGGGTGCTGGCCGCGGTCGCCGACGGGCGCCTGGCCAAGCCGCGGTTCGTCCTGTCCGACACCACCTTCACCGACCAGATCGCCGTGCACGCCACCCACCCGCTGCACCGCCGTCTTGCCGGCCGTGCCGAGTCGTGGGCGGTGTTGTTGGAGGGGCACCTGCAGCGCTGGTACCGCGACCACCACGACTCGACGCTGCAGCACGACGCGCTGACCCTGTCCGCCGCGCTCGGGCTGCCGTTCGTGCGCAGCGCGACCGCGCGCATCGCGATGGACGACATCGGCCGCTGGAGCATCCCCGACGCCAGCGACGCGGGTGGGGCGGCGGGTACGGGGCTGCGGGTCAGCCGCAGCGCGGACTACCCGGCGTTCATGGCTTGGCTCGAACACGCCCTCGACCCGGCCACCCCGGCCGCGGCGGGCACCGTCGACCTGAGCGGCGCCGGGGCCCGGGCCGGTGCTGGTGTGGTGTCCGGGGCCGGGGTGCGGCGGCCGGCCTGAGCACCCCACGCCCCGGCACACCCGGCGGCCCGGACAGCGTGGCGGCGATCGCACACGCCTACGGGCTGCACACCGAGGCGGAGCGCGACGCGATCGCCCGCGCCTACCGGGTGTTCCATACCCACCACGCCCAGTTCGTCACCGCGGTCTCTGCCGAGATGCTGCGTGACCTGCACCGCGACGTCGACGAGCGCGGCGCTCGGATCGTGTTCCTCGGCCGCGACGGGCATCCCTACGCCACCGCCGTGCGGGGCCTGGACCCCGACTTCGCCGAAACCCACACGGTCGAGATCGTGCTGTCCCGCGCCGTGGTCGACGCCGCCCTGACCGACCTCGAAGACCGGACCGGCGCCCGCTTCCACGCTGTGGAGGCCTTCCGGGTCCGGGACCGGATCGATCCCGCCACCACCGTAGGTGCGTTCCAGGCCCTGTCTGACTACCTCGACGACGCAGGCGTCCCCACCGCGGGCGGGGTGCTCACCTTCGTCGACAACTCGTTCAAGGGCACCATCCAGGAGCTCTACACCGCCGCCTACCCCGACGTGGAGGTCCACGGCCGCTACGCCATCCATGGCACCCACCCCGACGACCCGCACCCCGGCAACAAGACCGGCTATGCGCTGCACCTGCCCGCCGACACACGCTGGCGTGGCTACCCCCTGGCCGAGCTCCCCGCCGAACCGGAGCTGACCCTCGGCGCGGCAGAAGCCGTTGCCGCGATCGAGCACACCCTGCACGGCCCCGACACCAGCCCCGCCGCCATCGACACCACCGGCCCGGTCCAGGGACCGCAACGCCGCCAGCCGGCGCCGCTGCGGGGATACAACCCCGCGCTCATCACCCCGCCCTACCGCGACGCCCGCGTACGAGAAGCGGTCAAGGTAGCGGCACTACTCGCCGTGCACGACGCCGCCGTGCAAGCCCGGCCCCGCTGGACAGGAGCACCGGCCCAGCAGACCCAGCCAGAACGCACGCACGCCATCGCCGCGTTCGCCGACGACATCCGCGCCTGGATCACGAAGGCTCCCCAGCGCGACCCGGGCCTCAGCGAGGTGCTCGATGCGTTCGTCCGGCGCCGCGACCGTGCCCTGCTCTCCCAGGTCTATGACCAGCTCGTTGTCGCCGGCCTGGACCCCGCCGAACCCGCGCAGCACTGGATCGCACTGCTCCCCACAACCCCGGACCACTCCCTCCCCGACCACGTCGACGCCGGCAGCGCCCACCACGATGGGCCGGCACCTCATGAGCCGCCCAGCTTCCAGACAGCGATGCAGCACCTCAGGAGCGCCGTCGACGCTGCCCGCCGCGGCGTCGCCGCCGATACGCAGGAGCAGACGCGCACACCAGCGGCACCTGCCACTCGGCCCCCGCGGCGAGACACCGGCACACAGGTCGACCCCTTGCAGAACCGACCTGATCAAGACCGGCCCTCCGGCTACGACAGCGGCTACTGAACCGCAACGAGCGCTCGACCAGCCAAAGCGAAAGTGTCGGTGCACCGTGTCACGCTGCGCCAATGAGCTGGATGCAGCGCCGGTACCACGCAGTGACCTGCACCAACGCTCAGTGCGACCCAAGCTGCGTGATCGCCGACCCCACCCGCACCGGGGGGCAGATTTGCCCGCGCGCCGCCGCAACCATCATGTCCCGACCGCTCACACTGATGTCATGAGCACGGAAACCGACCCCCAGGTCGCGGCCCGCTCGTTATGCGCGGGCCGCCCAGTCCTCTCGCGCCTCCGCCGCCACAACCTCGCCGACGACGTCACGTGGATCCTGCCTACGGACCTGCTACCGGACCTGCATGAACTCGAGGGCGTCCCCGTCGTGCACGCCGACGTACCCGGCCCGTTGCTAGCCCACTGGGTTCGCCGACAAGGCGACGTCCGCTGAACTTCGGAACATCGACGACCCCTTCCAAACCCAGTCCGCCAGACCGGCGGTCATCGACAGCAAACCGGAATCGGATTCGGCGCGTCGCGTTCCCTCTGACTGCTCTGATCGGGTAGAAAGTCCCCATGCCGCAACCGCATCGAGGAGACCGAGTCGCGACTCACGTCCGTCTCCCCCGTCCGATGCGCGAGGCCGCCGAGGCCATCGCTCGTCGTGACGGGATCGCCGTAGGCGACGCTGTCACGAAGGTGTTCGGCGAAGCTCTCGGGTTCGCGATCCCCGACTACTGCTTGTCCCCGCGCGAGCGAGCGACGCAGAACGAGTTGGAGCTGCCTCTAGACAAGGCCTCGTAACGAGATCGAGGCGGCCCCCCGGCCAGGGGGCCGCCTCGCTATCGCTCTCGCGCCAGTCGGTCATGCACCCGCCTGACGCCGTAGCCCTGGCGAACCGGGGCCAATCCCCCACCTGCGAAGAAGGGGCGCTTTCGCGTGTCCAGGATACACCCTGGACCGGGCGGCGACCATGACAGACACGGGACGACTTCGTCGTGCCCGACTGCCAGCGGCACCTCAGTGGCGTCTCTGCGACGCCGACCTGTCGTTGCCGGGTACTCGTTTACCGGTCCTACCTCGCACAACTCCTCCCCAACACCTCTCCTCGTCGAGCAACGCGCGTTGTTCGACCAGGTGGTCTCCTCGGTCACCTCGACGGGCTGGGATGGCGTCGCCATTCCAGCCCCCCAGCTGTGCATAAGTTGCCGACGGCGCTCCGGGACTGAGCGGGATACTCCGCTGCGCTCGGTGGTCTGCGGCAGGTGCTGGTTCGCCAGCGGTGGCGAGGCGTCCCCCGCAGAGTTCAACGGATCCGGCTCCTCCGGTGAGCTACAGGAGCCCGGGTCCCTGGGTTTAGCTGAGTCCCTGATCCCCCGTACGGCGCTGGATTGGTATCGAGGGCTGCTGTCCTCCTCTTGGTATCAGCAGGTCCGACGTGACGCTGCCAGCCGGCTCCGTGGCCTGCTCGCCGAGCTAGCTCGGCGAGCCGACTGGGACACCCACACCAGCTGGCCGACCTGGGACCGTCTCCAGCGGTCCAGCGGCTGGCGTCGAAGCTCGACTGCTGCCTGGCTCGCCGAGCTGCAGCGCCAGGGCTGGCTGCTACGCGTCGAGGGAGGGTCCACTCCGCAGTATCGACCCATGGCCCTGCAACATCTGAGCGGGAATCGGGCAGCGGTCTACCAGCTGCGTGTTCCAGCTGTGGAGGCCACAGACAGGGCCATCCCGACGCTGCCTCCGGCCGTAGCACCCGGGCCATTCGTGGCTGCTGCAGAGAGCAGACAGGACACAACTTGGACCCCAACCCACTCACCTAATAATCCTTCTAAGACGAAATCTGTGGTTCCTACGCGCGCGAGCACGCGCATCCACAATCCCCAGGTCAAGCCCCCTTTCCCGGGTTATTACGGCCCTACCGGGCCGGGCCAAGACGAACAGCAGGGCGGCTACTTCGGGAACCGGGTGCCAGTGACCAGAGCGGAGATGCTGGCTGCCGCCACCGAGCTGCGATCTGACCCCGCACTACGGCGACTCACACCTCGCTGGATTCGCGCCATCGTGCGGGGCTGGTGGGAAGCCGGCTGGACTAACAACGACCTGCGCTACGCCCTCGAGTACCGGCCCCGCCAGGACGGCCGCGCCATCCCTGCCCACCGCTGCCCAGCCAGCCAGTTGCGCAGGCCCGACGGCTGGCTACGCCATCGCCTGAGCTGGTGGCGCGACGGACACGGCCCGCTCGTCTCACCCACAGTCGACTCCCGCCAGCGCCGCTCGGCCGCCCTCGTCCGCGGCCACGCCGCCGCCCAACGACTGCCCTACGGCGCCACCGACCTGTCCCCCACCGACCTGCAGATCAGCAGCGACGACCACCGCGCCGCCCGTTCTGCGATTGTCCGTCAGTGGGCCGCCGAGTTCACCGCCCGCCGCAACGCTGTCCGCCCCGCCGCCGAGGTCGCCACAGTCGAAAGCAGCAAGCGCTACTACCGCCGGATCAGCCGCGCACTCGACGAAGGGCGCAGCCGCCGCACAGCCACTCCCCCGCTGCTCGATCCGGCGGATGGTCACGGGGGCGGGCCCGCCTCAAGCGCCTCGCCGGACACCAGCTCACCGCGCAACCACGAGAGCGACGCCCTCGATGAAGGGCGAACCGCTCACGAGCGCGCGCTCGCCCGGGCACGGGCCGAACGCACCTCCCGGCCTCTCCCACGCGCTCACCGGAGGCTCCGATGACTGCCATGTCCGCGCGTTATGACAAGAGTGGCGACACCGG
The sequence above is drawn from the Pseudonocardia alni genome and encodes:
- a CDS encoding nucleoside hydrolase, which codes for MNGPEDDLSAEQVREHREAMIALGRRLPQTTLADTATQLQTAELRAPAVGAPMVIDTDIGGDADDALALVAAARHSRELALVITADETGPDHRAPHPAGRGYGQRARFARYLLDVVGRGDIAVAAGATTGHTDYFCVEDLIPATVAPAPGGRDAVLAAVAELAGRCDGPIRWVGMAPLSNLAEVCDHLPEIAGRLQVTQMGGAIHYRRPERAEHNIRLDVDAARRVLAAVADGRLAKPRFVLSDTTFTDQIAVHATHPLHRRLAGRAESWAVLLEGHLQRWYRDHHDSTLQHDALTLSAALGLPFVRSATARIAMDDIGRWSIPDASDAGGAAGTGLRVSRSADYPAFMAWLEHALDPATPAAAGTVDLSGAGARAGAGVVSGAGVRRPA
- a CDS encoding ABC transporter permease — translated: MAAIAHAYGLHTEAERDAIARAYRVFHTHHAQFVTAVSAEMLRDLHRDVDERGARIVFLGRDGHPYATAVRGLDPDFAETHTVEIVLSRAVVDAALTDLEDRTGARFHAVEAFRVRDRIDPATTVGAFQALSDYLDDAGVPTAGGVLTFVDNSFKGTIQELYTAAYPDVEVHGRYAIHGTHPDDPHPGNKTGYALHLPADTRWRGYPLAELPAEPELTLGAAEAVAAIEHTLHGPDTSPAAIDTTGPVQGPQRRQPAPLRGYNPALITPPYRDARVREAVKVAALLAVHDAAVQARPRWTGAPAQQTQPERTHAIAAFADDIRAWITKAPQRDPGLSEVLDAFVRRRDRALLSQVYDQLVVAGLDPAEPAQHWIALLPTTPDHSLPDHVDAGSAHHDGPAPHEPPSFQTAMQHLRSAVDAARRGVAADTQEQTRTPAAPATRPPRRDTGTQVDPLQNRPDQDRPSGYDSGY